CTTATCATCacatatccaaaaaaaaaatcataattaaaCTTATTATGTTATGTTACTTATGTATATGCTTATTATATGTAAAAAAGCCCTAGCTAGCAAATGAGAGGAGATGCCACCTATATATGTAAATGCGGAAGACCTAGTCTCATGCTTGTTATGTACatacacatgtatatatacgtgtatatatatatatagatacatatagGAGTCTCATATTTAGGGCCAGATCTAGTTGAGGCCCGAAATATCCGTATCAATTTCCTGGTGAGAAAAGCAAAGTTTCATAAGCGCTAAAATTCAACCTTGATATATGGTAATTAACATGTGCCATTATAATTTCgtttacaaataatatatatgatatacattGTCTGTCAAAACTAATCcatacatatattaattgtACGTGATGATCTTGCATTCTGCAATATTccaaactatatataaaatgacAATCTCCAAAAACAAGCTCATCTCCATGCATGCATTCATGGTCCATgttgtaaaaaaaaacaaagaagataACACCAATTGCTATTGCTTCAACATGTGTGGCGCACAAATGCCAATTCAACCAATGTTATATATTCACCCaaaagacaaaaagaaaaggcatgGAAATGAAACTACAATTTCACCCTTCACGGCCCCACCATTCTCTCTGTCCATCAGCCTCACTTCGCCTATTTATACACCACATGATCGATCTAATCCTTCCATCAAATACTGAAGAGCCCCAAGCAAAGCAATCTTctataaagagagagagagagatgggttCATTGCCTCATGTAGTCGAAGACTGCATGGGAGTCCTCCAGCTCTATAGCAACGGAACCATTTTCCGTTCCAAACACATTGACTTCAGCCGCATCCCCGTTGTCGACGACTTCTCTGTCCTCTTCAAGGACTGCCTCTTCGACAAGCACCACAACCTCTACCTCCGCCTCTACAAGCCAGCAGCCCTCACCGCCACCCCAAATATTACTACTTATTATGACGACAGTGATGGCAATAATATCATCGAACATAATAACCATAACAACAAGATCCCCGTGGTGTACTACCTCCATGGTGGTGGTTTCTGTGTCGGCTCCCGTTCCTGGCCCAACAGCCACAGCTGCTGTACCCGCCTCGCCTCTGGACTTGGGGCCCTCGTGGTTGCCCCTGACTATCGCCTGGCCCCAGAGCATCGGCTCCCTGCTGCCATGGAGGATGCCCACAACTCCATCAAGTGGCTCCGGGACCAGGCGAAATTGACTGGCAAGGAGGAGAGGGAGGGTGGTTGTGATAGTTGGCTGAGGAACGGGGTTGACTTTGACCGGGTTTTTGTGATAGGGGACTCCTCCGGAGGGAATATCGCCCACCACCTGGCTGTCCGGTTCGGCAGCTACGAACCGGAGAAGGATCTGAGTCCTGTCAGGGTGAGAGGCTACATTCTGTTGGCGCCGTTCTTTGGCGGGTATGCCAGGACCAAGTCCGAGGAGGGACCCTCCGAGGGTTTGCTAAATTTGGAAATACTCGACAGGTAATAATGATTtgctttatatattttatataaagtaGTATTAATGAATCACCTCACTTCACAGACATCAGttcgcatatatatatgcacaccacttcaatatatatgcatacataatatatagcaTCACTTTGTTGGAAGTATAATCATTCACCTCCAATAAATATCTATCCGATCCAGATACATAAATGTACATGTATATGTGCATACGCACATCTAGGTGCAAAAAAGGACCACGTTGCAGTTAGATTCACCGGcagatatatttttctttacatTATCTGTTATTCTGATCAAATGACATGTGAATATAAGTTACTCGAATTGTTCTTCATGTTAATATTCAACTTTCAAGGAGTTATCAGTTTTAATTACAGGATATATTTACAAAAGTCAGGTTCTAATtagcatatatacatatatattcgcAAAATAAATTagtaggatatatatatataatggctcAGAAAAGTGGGAAGAAGCTAACAATTCAGTGATGAGAATCAATTCAATGGAATATGTGGACAGAATTATATAACATGCAGAAACTGA
The sequence above is drawn from the Punica granatum isolate Tunisia-2019 chromosome 5, ASM765513v2, whole genome shotgun sequence genome and encodes:
- the LOC116206633 gene encoding probable carboxylesterase 15 isoform X3: MIDLILPSNTEEPQAKQSSIKREREMGSLPHVVEDCMGVLQLYSNGTIFRSKHIDFSRIPVVDDFSVLFKDCLFDKHHNLYLRLYKPAALTATPNITTYYDDSDGNNIIEHNNHNNKIPVVYYLHGGGFCVGSRSWPNSHSCCTRLASGLGALVVAPDYRLAPEHRLPAAMEDAHNSIKWLRDQAKLTGKEEREGGCDSWLRNGVDFDRVFVIGDSSGGNIAHHLAVRFGSYEPEKDLSPVRVRGYILLAPFFGGYARTKSEEGPSEGLLNLEILDRYIYRSNIAYRRGQSWPTYIIRAAEVLEAVDAGRRESGPPTSEPIWTGEPQPRSGGAWTDLGHGGRR
- the LOC116206633 gene encoding probable carboxylesterase 15 isoform X4, whose amino-acid sequence is MIDLILPSNTEEPQAKQSSIKREREMGSLPHVVEDCMGVLQLYSNGTIFRSKHIDFSRIPVVDDFSVLFKDCLFDKHHNLYLRLYKPAALTATPNITTYYDDSDGNNIIEHNNHNNKIPVVYYLHGGGFCVGSRSWPNSHSCCTRLASGLGALVVAPDYRLAPEHRLPAAMEDAHNSIKWLRDQAKLTGKEEREGGCDSWLRNGVDFDRVFVIGDSSGGNIAHHLAVRFGSYEPEKDLSPVRVRGYILLAPFFGGYARTKSEEGPSEGLLNLEILDRNQYIWSFDSYLKAWTHTISSQLFVKEVTYTLDLGSGGCRCRQERIGTTH
- the LOC116206633 gene encoding probable carboxylesterase 15 isoform X2 encodes the protein MIDLILPSNTEEPQAKQSSIKREREMGSLPHVVEDCMGVLQLYSNGTIFRSKHIDFSRIPVVDDFSVLFKDCLFDKHHNLYLRLYKPAALTATPNITTYYDDSDGNNIIEHNNHNNKIPVVYYLHGGGFCVGSRSWPNSHSCCTRLASGLGALVVAPDYRLAPEHRLPAAMEDAHNSIKWLRDQAKLTGKEEREGGCDSWLRNGVDFDRVFVIGDSSGGNIAHHLAVRFGSYEPEKDLSPVRVRGYILLAPFFGGYARTKSEEGPSEGLLNLEILDRNQYIWSFDSYLKAWTHTISSQLFVKEVTYTLDLARYIYRSNIAYRRGQSWPTYIIRAAEVLEAVDAGRRESGPPTSEPIWTGEPQPRSGGAWTDLGHGGRR
- the LOC116206633 gene encoding probable carboxylesterase 15 isoform X1 produces the protein MIDLILPSNTEEPQAKQSSIKREREMGSLPHVVEDCMGVLQLYSNGTIFRSKHIDFSRIPVVDDFSVLFKDCLFDKHHNLYLRLYKPAALTATPNITTYYDDSDGNNIIEHNNHNNKIPVVYYLHGGGFCVGSRSWPNSHSCCTRLASGLGALVVAPDYRLAPEHRLPAAMEDAHNSIKWLRDQAKLTGKEEREGGCDSWLRNGVDFDRVFVIGDSSGGNIAHHLAVRFGSYEPEKDLSPVRVRGYILLAPFFGGYARTKSEEGPSEGLLNLEILDRFWRLSMPAGENRDHPLANPFGPASPSLDRVALGPILAMVGGDELLKDRVDDYARRLKSMGKMIEYIEFEGKQHGFFTNDPYSKIGNRVVEIIRRFMLTNSK